The Micromonospora sp. NBC_01740 genome includes a window with the following:
- a CDS encoding outer membrane protein assembly factor BamB family protein yields the protein MRRRVAAGSAAVLALAVGVSGCSDDTPPPPPKTTATASPSESSALDPPLAFAAKPVRIPLPSRMFQLRDGAAYLLDGKNALAAYDLATGARRWSAPLAGPPVRLGNTGPMIAEVDGKPTAFVTYRVDIVGSGTVPARTVLRVASFGLADGAPGWQSDVDDRGIPEDGSLGVDKVVAASSDHVVLSTDSYDTGVSGDFTAVLDARTGKVRWTKPAFQARALDGDVVAGMTSGADAHRVPSSTIGLAASDGSQVWAHEETKPAGNLINGPLGGGLLQVYPVGRRGDGPNGIVDIRTGREVIRLETGGGASVCRYDDESVVVCSQHLVSRTGTMVAYDTTSHERLWQVPGKDSGREAPKITAARRGVVYGSTSNGPLILDARTGQDRVTDLPFVPEVVVPGFGIDVEQREMTVHPAIG from the coding sequence ATGCGCCGACGTGTTGCCGCCGGTTCGGCAGCCGTGCTGGCGCTGGCCGTAGGTGTCTCGGGATGTAGTGACGACACGCCACCGCCTCCGCCGAAGACCACCGCCACCGCGAGCCCTTCCGAGTCGTCGGCACTCGACCCTCCGCTGGCCTTCGCCGCGAAGCCGGTCCGGATACCGCTGCCCAGCAGGATGTTCCAGCTCCGGGACGGGGCCGCGTATCTGCTGGACGGCAAGAACGCCCTCGCCGCGTACGACCTGGCCACGGGTGCGCGTCGCTGGAGTGCGCCGCTGGCCGGTCCGCCGGTCAGGCTGGGCAACACCGGGCCGATGATCGCGGAGGTGGACGGCAAGCCGACCGCCTTCGTGACCTATCGGGTGGATATCGTAGGCAGCGGAACGGTTCCCGCCCGCACCGTGCTGCGGGTGGCGAGCTTCGGGCTGGCCGATGGCGCGCCCGGCTGGCAGTCGGATGTGGACGACAGGGGCATCCCCGAGGACGGCAGCCTCGGGGTCGACAAGGTGGTGGCGGCCAGCTCCGACCATGTCGTGCTGTCCACCGACTCGTACGACACGGGCGTCAGCGGCGACTTCACCGCCGTTCTCGACGCCAGGACCGGCAAGGTCCGGTGGACGAAGCCCGCCTTCCAGGCCCGAGCCCTCGACGGCGACGTCGTCGCCGGCATGACTTCCGGAGCGGATGCGCACAGGGTCCCGAGTTCGACGATCGGGCTCGCCGCCTCGGACGGTTCCCAGGTGTGGGCCCACGAGGAGACGAAGCCCGCCGGCAACCTGATCAACGGCCCACTCGGCGGCGGGCTGCTCCAGGTGTACCCGGTGGGCCGCCGCGGCGACGGGCCCAACGGGATCGTCGACATCAGGACCGGTCGCGAGGTCATCCGCCTGGAGACGGGAGGTGGCGCCAGCGTCTGCCGATACGACGACGAGAGCGTCGTCGTCTGCTCGCAGCACCTCGTCAGCCGGACCGGAACCATGGTCGCGTACGACACCACGTCCCACGAGCGACTGTGGCAGGTGCCCGGGAAGGATTCCGGGCGGGAGGCGCCCAAAATCACGGCCGCCCGACGTGGCGTGGTCTACGGATCCACCAGCAACGGGCCGCTGATCCTCGACGCGCGCACGGGGCAGGACAGGGTCACGGATCTCCCCTTCGTCCCCGAAGTCGTCGTTCCGGGCTTCGGGATCGACGTCGAACAGAGGGAGATGACGGTCCATCCCGCGATCGGCTGA
- a CDS encoding alpha-1,4-glucan--maltose-1-phosphate maltosyltransferase: protein MTGRFPIEDVSPVVSCGRYPAKAVVDEPVPVSARAYREGHDALGCNVVWRGPDGRARPFTRMRPGEPGQDRWHAVIRPDAVGEWVFTVEAFQDPYLTWQNAVTKKIAAGQGPADLANDLAEGARVLTAAVELVPAGDAGRVRAAVAALGDADRELPRRVAPALELADLLWEHPVRELVTTGAEHRLWVDRRRALFSAWYEFFPRSEGAVPATADAPARSGTFATAVERLPGVAAMGFDVLYLPPIHPIGRVNRKGPNNSLTAGPDDVGSPWAIGAAEGGHDTIHPDLGTPEDFRDFVAAAAEQGLEVAMDLALQCAPDHPWVTEHPEWFTTRADGSIAYAENPPKKYQDIYPVNFDNDPEGIRAEVLRVVLHWVGEGIRIFRVDNPHTKPFDFWHWLIAEVKKVDPDVLLLAEAFTRPAIMHGLGKIGFTQSYTYFTWRTSAAEMRAYCEELVEAADYMRPNFWPNTPDILHESLQHGGPPMFKIRAVLAALLSPSWGMYAGYELFEHVARPGAEEYLDNEKYELRPRDWAGAQAQGRSLAPFIAVLNRVRRENPALHQLRNLVFHDIDNPALLCWSKHDPETGNTVLVVCSFDSREVQWGNTTLDMPALGLDWHDRFTVRDELTGASYDWGQRNAVRLDPYLQPAHVLTVRRPAPGVGPAPAQAAPDLTVEDVPDDLSGGTAPTAPAQKDDARWTS, encoded by the coding sequence GTGACTGGACGGTTCCCGATCGAAGACGTCTCCCCCGTCGTCTCCTGCGGTCGCTACCCGGCCAAGGCGGTGGTCGACGAGCCGGTGCCGGTGTCGGCCCGCGCCTACCGGGAGGGGCACGACGCGCTCGGCTGCAACGTGGTCTGGCGTGGTCCCGACGGGCGGGCCCGACCGTTCACCCGGATGCGCCCCGGCGAGCCCGGGCAGGACCGCTGGCACGCGGTGATCCGCCCCGACGCGGTCGGCGAGTGGGTGTTCACCGTGGAGGCGTTCCAGGACCCGTACCTGACCTGGCAGAACGCGGTCACCAAGAAGATCGCCGCCGGGCAGGGGCCGGCGGACCTGGCCAACGACCTCGCCGAGGGCGCCCGGGTGCTGACCGCGGCCGTGGAGCTGGTGCCGGCCGGCGACGCGGGGCGGGTCCGCGCGGCGGTGGCGGCGCTGGGCGACGCCGACAGGGAGCTGCCCCGGCGGGTCGCCCCCGCGCTGGAGCTGGCCGACCTGCTCTGGGAGCACCCGGTCCGGGAGCTGGTCACCACCGGCGCGGAGCACCGGCTCTGGGTGGACCGCCGGCGGGCGCTCTTCTCCGCCTGGTACGAGTTCTTCCCCCGCTCGGAGGGGGCCGTCCCGGCCACCGCCGACGCGCCGGCGCGCTCCGGCACGTTCGCCACCGCCGTCGAGCGCCTGCCCGGCGTCGCGGCGATGGGCTTCGACGTGCTCTACCTGCCGCCGATCCACCCGATCGGCCGGGTCAACCGCAAGGGCCCCAACAACTCGCTGACCGCCGGGCCGGACGACGTCGGCTCGCCGTGGGCGATCGGCGCCGCCGAGGGCGGTCACGACACGATCCACCCCGACCTGGGTACGCCGGAGGACTTCCGCGACTTCGTCGCCGCCGCCGCCGAGCAGGGCCTGGAGGTGGCGATGGACCTGGCGTTGCAGTGCGCGCCGGACCACCCGTGGGTGACCGAGCACCCGGAGTGGTTCACCACCCGGGCCGACGGCAGCATCGCGTACGCGGAGAACCCGCCGAAGAAGTACCAGGACATCTACCCGGTCAACTTCGACAACGACCCGGAGGGCATCCGGGCCGAGGTCCTGCGGGTGGTGCTGCACTGGGTCGGCGAGGGCATCCGGATCTTCCGGGTGGACAACCCGCACACCAAGCCGTTCGACTTCTGGCACTGGCTGATCGCCGAGGTGAAGAAGGTCGACCCGGACGTGCTCCTCCTCGCCGAGGCGTTCACCCGGCCGGCGATCATGCACGGGCTGGGCAAGATCGGCTTCACCCAGTCGTACACGTACTTCACCTGGCGCACGTCGGCGGCGGAGATGCGGGCGTACTGCGAGGAGCTGGTCGAGGCGGCCGACTACATGCGGCCCAACTTCTGGCCGAACACGCCGGACATCCTGCACGAGTCGTTGCAGCACGGCGGCCCGCCGATGTTCAAGATCCGGGCGGTGCTGGCCGCGCTGCTCTCCCCCTCCTGGGGCATGTACGCCGGCTACGAGCTGTTCGAGCACGTCGCCCGCCCCGGCGCGGAGGAGTACCTGGACAACGAGAAGTACGAGCTGCGCCCCCGGGACTGGGCCGGCGCGCAGGCGCAGGGCCGCTCCCTCGCGCCGTTCATCGCGGTGCTCAACCGCGTACGCCGGGAGAACCCGGCCCTGCACCAGCTGCGCAACCTGGTCTTCCACGACATCGACAACCCGGCGCTGCTCTGCTGGTCCAAGCACGACCCGGAGACGGGCAACACCGTGCTCGTGGTCTGCTCGTTCGACTCGCGTGAGGTGCAGTGGGGCAACACCACGCTGGACATGCCCGCGCTCGGCCTCGACTGGCACGACCGGTTCACGGTGCGCGACGAGCTGACCGGCGCCAGCTACGACTGGGGGCAGCGCAACGCCGTGCGCCTCGACCCGTACCTGCAACCGGCGCACGTGCTGACGGTGCGGCGACCCGCCCCCGGTGTCGGCCCCGCGCCGGCGCAGGCGGCGCCGGACCTGACCGTCGAAGACGTCCCCGACGACCTCTCGGGCGGCACCGCCCCCACCGCTCCCGCCCAGAAGGACGACGCCCGATGGACCAGTTGA
- the glgB gene encoding 1,4-alpha-glucan branching protein GlgB — translation MDQLIAGATHDPHAVLGAHPADGRTVVRTLRRGAADVALVVDGERHRMRRVHDVGVFEAEVAGEVLDYRVEVDGRIHDDPYRYPPTLGELDLHLIGEGRHERLWEALGARVFDEGVAFTVWAPNARGVRVVGDFAGWAPDDGWPMRSLGGSGVWELFVPGVGAGARYKYRILGADGQWRDKADPLAAYAEVPPATASVVHHSTYEWGDADWLARRARRQPHQEPMSVYEVHLGSWRPGLSYRELAEQLTAYVTELGFTHVELLPVMEHPFGGSWGYQVTGYYAPTSRFGDPDEFRHLVDALHAAGIGVILDWVPAHFPKDEWALGRFDGTALYEHPDPRRGEHPDWGTYVFDFGRPEVRNFLVANALYWCDQFHVDGLRVDAVASMLYLDYSRQEGQWLPNRHGGRENLEAIAFMQEVNATVYKHHAGVTMIAEESTAWPGVTRATADGGLGFGFKWNMGWMHDTLLYTSKDPVHRQHHHHQLTFSLAYAWSENYVLPISHDEVVHGKGSLAGKMPGDTWQRLANVRALLAYMWAHPGKQLLFMGCELADDREWSEERGLDWYLLHDPARAGVQRLVGDLNRVYRDTPALWAQDTEPAGFRWIAGDDVANNTVSFVRIAPDGATLVCVANFSALPLEDYRIGLPAGGTWAEVLNTDAHHYGGSGVGNLGAVHAEDVPWHGLPASAALRVPPLGVLWLRRD, via the coding sequence ATGGACCAGTTGATCGCCGGCGCCACGCACGACCCGCACGCCGTCCTCGGCGCGCACCCGGCCGACGGGCGGACGGTCGTCCGGACGCTGCGCCGGGGCGCCGCCGACGTCGCCCTCGTCGTCGACGGCGAGCGGCACCGGATGCGGCGGGTGCACGACGTCGGCGTCTTCGAGGCGGAGGTCGCGGGCGAGGTGCTCGACTACCGCGTCGAGGTCGACGGCCGGATCCACGACGACCCGTACCGCTACCCGCCCACGCTGGGCGAGCTGGACCTGCACCTGATCGGCGAGGGCCGGCACGAGCGGCTCTGGGAGGCCCTCGGCGCGCGGGTCTTCGACGAGGGCGTGGCGTTCACCGTCTGGGCGCCGAACGCGCGCGGCGTGCGGGTGGTCGGGGACTTCGCGGGCTGGGCGCCGGACGACGGCTGGCCGATGCGCTCGCTCGGCGGCAGCGGGGTGTGGGAGCTGTTCGTCCCGGGCGTCGGGGCGGGGGCCCGCTACAAGTACCGGATCCTGGGCGCCGACGGGCAGTGGCGGGACAAGGCCGACCCCCTGGCGGCGTACGCGGAGGTGCCGCCGGCCACCGCGTCGGTGGTGCACCACTCGACGTACGAGTGGGGCGACGCCGACTGGCTGGCGCGGCGGGCCCGGCGGCAGCCGCACCAGGAGCCGATGAGCGTCTACGAGGTGCACCTCGGCTCGTGGCGCCCCGGGCTGAGCTACCGGGAGCTGGCCGAGCAGCTGACCGCGTACGTCACGGAGCTGGGCTTCACCCACGTGGAGTTGCTGCCCGTGATGGAGCACCCGTTCGGCGGGTCCTGGGGCTACCAGGTCACCGGCTACTACGCGCCGACGTCCCGCTTCGGCGATCCCGACGAGTTCCGGCACCTCGTGGACGCGCTGCACGCCGCCGGCATCGGCGTGATCTTGGACTGGGTGCCGGCGCACTTCCCCAAGGACGAGTGGGCCCTCGGTCGCTTCGACGGCACCGCCCTCTACGAGCACCCCGACCCGCGCCGGGGCGAGCACCCCGACTGGGGCACGTACGTCTTCGACTTCGGCCGCCCGGAGGTGCGCAACTTCCTGGTCGCCAACGCGCTCTACTGGTGCGACCAGTTCCACGTCGACGGGCTGCGGGTGGACGCGGTCGCCTCGATGCTCTACCTGGACTACTCGCGCCAGGAGGGGCAGTGGCTGCCCAACCGGCACGGCGGCCGGGAGAACCTGGAGGCCATCGCCTTCATGCAGGAGGTCAACGCGACGGTCTACAAGCACCACGCCGGGGTGACGATGATCGCCGAGGAGTCCACCGCATGGCCGGGGGTCACCCGCGCCACGGCCGACGGCGGGCTCGGCTTCGGGTTCAAGTGGAACATGGGCTGGATGCACGACACCCTGCTCTACACGTCGAAGGACCCGGTCCACCGGCAGCACCACCACCATCAGCTCACGTTCTCCCTGGCGTACGCCTGGAGCGAGAACTACGTGCTGCCGATCAGCCACGACGAGGTGGTGCACGGCAAGGGCTCCCTGGCCGGCAAGATGCCCGGCGACACCTGGCAGCGGCTGGCCAACGTACGCGCGCTGCTGGCGTACATGTGGGCGCATCCCGGCAAGCAGTTGCTCTTCATGGGCTGCGAGCTGGCCGACGACCGGGAGTGGAGCGAGGAGCGGGGCCTCGACTGGTACCTGCTGCACGACCCGGCCCGCGCCGGGGTGCAGCGGCTCGTCGGCGACCTGAACCGCGTCTACCGGGACACCCCCGCGCTGTGGGCGCAGGACACCGAGCCGGCCGGCTTCCGCTGGATCGCCGGCGACGACGTCGCCAACAACACCGTCTCGTTCGTCCGGATCGCCCCCGACGGCGCGACCCTGGTCTGCGTGGCGAACTTCTCCGCCCTGCCACTCGAGGACTACCGGATCGGGCTGCCGGCCGGCGGCACGTGGGCGGAGGTGCTCAACACCGACGCCCACCACTACGGCGGCTCGGGGGTGGGTAACCTGGGCGCCGTGCACGCCGAGGACGTGCCGTGGCACGGGCTGCCCGCCTCGGCCGCGCTGCGGGTGCCCCCGCTCGGCGTGCTCTGGCTGCGCCGCGACTGA
- a CDS encoding AbrB/MazE/SpoVT family DNA-binding domain-containing protein, producing the protein MKLNSKGQVTIPAALRARHGLHEGDEVDVVEEGGALRIVRVSGAETRGQRLVRHMRGRGGAKQTSGMSTDELMELLRGE; encoded by the coding sequence ATGAAACTCAACAGCAAGGGTCAGGTCACGATCCCGGCCGCGTTGCGGGCCCGACACGGGCTGCACGAGGGCGACGAGGTCGACGTCGTGGAGGAGGGCGGTGCGCTGCGGATCGTCCGGGTGAGTGGTGCGGAGACCAGGGGCCAGCGCCTGGTCCGGCACATGCGCGGTCGCGGCGGTGCGAAGCAGACCAGCGGTATGTCCACCGACGAACTGATGGAGCTGCTACGTGGGGAGTGA
- a CDS encoding type II toxin-antitoxin system VapC family toxin, whose amino-acid sequence MGSERLRALAPRPTDSATTLVDTNVLLDIFTEDPNWADWSNDALTAARDTGALVINPIVYAEVSVRFDTIEELDEALPAADLLREELPYPAGFLAGKAYARYRSQGGAKRSPIADFYIGAHAAVCGYRLLTRDGARYRTYFPKLDLITPTS is encoded by the coding sequence GTGGGGAGTGAGCGACTCCGCGCGCTGGCACCGCGGCCCACCGACTCCGCCACGACGCTGGTGGACACGAACGTGTTGCTCGACATCTTCACCGAGGACCCGAACTGGGCGGACTGGTCGAATGATGCCCTCACCGCCGCCCGGGACACCGGCGCCCTGGTGATCAACCCGATCGTCTACGCCGAGGTCTCCGTCCGGTTCGACACCATCGAGGAACTCGACGAGGCGCTTCCAGCAGCGGACCTCCTCCGCGAGGAACTGCCCTACCCGGCCGGGTTCCTGGCCGGAAAGGCCTACGCGAGGTACCGCTCCCAGGGAGGGGCCAAGCGATCGCCGATCGCCGACTTCTACATCGGGGCGCACGCTGCGGTGTGCGGGTATCGGTTGCTCACCCGCGACGGCGCTCGATACCGCACTTATTTCCCGAAGCTCGATCTGATCACCCCGACGAGCTGA
- a CDS encoding winged helix-turn-helix domain-containing protein encodes MPQAPLYEQIIADVTASIRAGTLQPGDKLPSIAEMREQYQSSAWPVRYALRILEERGWIVTRQGKGSFVATEPPA; translated from the coding sequence ATGCCGCAAGCACCGCTGTATGAGCAGATCATCGCCGATGTCACGGCCTCAATCCGCGCGGGCACCCTTCAGCCCGGCGACAAGCTGCCGTCTATCGCCGAGATGCGCGAGCAGTACCAATCGAGCGCATGGCCCGTGCGATACGCGCTGCGGATCCTGGAGGAGAGAGGCTGGATCGTGACCCGGCAGGGCAAGGGCTCCTTCGTGGCAACCGAACCGCCCGCCTGA
- a CDS encoding family 10 glycosylhydrolase: MRRDYGRYLSGLALVAALALGAAVPTGAPASRPATPETVPVAAQAACVTDPATPKRQLRGMWIASVANIDWPSRTGLTPAAQQAEYRGWLDLAKQRRMNAVVVQIRPAADAFWPSTYEPWSQWLTGTQGGNPGYDPLAFMVAEAHARNLEFHAWFNPYRVANHTDLTKLAASHPARKNPGWTVTYGGHIYYNPGIPAVRAFVQDAMMDAVKRYDIDAVHWDDYFYPYPVSGVAFPDQATYAQYGAGFSTIGDWRRNNVNLLVREMRDKIRAAKPWVKLGVSPFGIWRNAGTDPLGSRTKGLQSYDAIYADTRRWVRQGWVDYIAPQIYWHIGHPAADYAELVRWWSETVAGTDVQLLVGQATYRAGASGQDAAWQDPAELTDHLTLNRSYPRIVGDIHFSAKDVRADRIGAVSRTATDHYRRPALAPAGVGGAAPAAPNLTSAVHGTGGVTLNWQRGATGSTAAYAVYRLPGDGAVDACDLADARNLLGTVRASGGTGTFTDATAAAGSTYRYLVTALDRLHHESAASNARVVTGTGGTFSVIVDNATAGGFTAATTWGTSSYLPARYGANYRFASPQAVSDPAWFTATLPAAGSYRVEVWYPADPGYNSATPHLVATANGNVTATVDQRSGGGQWRVLGTYDLAAGTRQVVGVSRWTSTQGYVVADAVRITRL; this comes from the coding sequence GTGCGTAGAGATTATGGTCGATACCTGTCCGGGCTGGCGCTGGTGGCGGCGCTGGCCCTCGGCGCGGCCGTCCCCACGGGCGCCCCCGCCTCCCGTCCCGCCACGCCGGAGACCGTGCCCGTCGCCGCCCAGGCGGCCTGCGTGACCGACCCGGCCACCCCGAAGCGGCAGCTGCGCGGCATGTGGATCGCCAGCGTGGCCAACATCGACTGGCCCAGCCGCACGGGGCTCACGCCCGCCGCCCAGCAGGCGGAGTACCGGGGCTGGCTCGACCTGGCCAAGCAGCGTCGGATGAACGCCGTCGTCGTGCAGATCCGCCCGGCCGCCGACGCGTTCTGGCCGTCGACGTACGAGCCGTGGTCGCAGTGGCTGACCGGCACCCAGGGCGGCAACCCCGGCTACGACCCGCTGGCCTTCATGGTGGCCGAGGCGCACGCCCGCAACCTGGAGTTCCACGCCTGGTTCAACCCGTACCGGGTGGCGAACCACACCGACCTGACCAAGCTGGCGGCCAGCCACCCGGCCCGCAAAAACCCGGGCTGGACCGTCACCTACGGCGGGCACATCTACTACAACCCCGGCATTCCCGCCGTCCGCGCCTTCGTGCAGGACGCGATGATGGACGCCGTCAAGCGCTACGACATCGACGCGGTGCACTGGGACGACTACTTCTACCCGTACCCGGTCAGCGGGGTGGCGTTCCCCGACCAGGCCACCTACGCCCAGTACGGCGCCGGTTTCAGCACCATCGGCGACTGGCGGCGCAACAACGTCAACCTGCTGGTCCGGGAGATGCGTGACAAGATCCGGGCGGCCAAGCCGTGGGTGAAGCTGGGCGTCAGCCCGTTCGGCATCTGGCGCAACGCCGGCACCGACCCGCTCGGTTCGCGCACCAAGGGCCTCCAGTCGTACGACGCGATCTACGCCGACACCCGGCGCTGGGTGCGGCAGGGGTGGGTCGACTACATCGCCCCCCAGATCTACTGGCACATCGGCCACCCGGCGGCCGACTACGCGGAGCTGGTCCGCTGGTGGTCCGAGACCGTGGCCGGCACCGACGTGCAGTTGCTCGTGGGGCAGGCCACCTACCGCGCGGGCGCGTCCGGGCAGGACGCCGCCTGGCAGGATCCGGCCGAGCTGACCGACCACCTCACGCTGAACCGCAGCTACCCGAGGATCGTCGGCGACATCCACTTCAGCGCCAAGGATGTCCGCGCGGACCGCATCGGCGCCGTCTCCCGGACGGCGACCGACCACTACCGCCGGCCCGCGCTGGCGCCGGCCGGGGTGGGCGGCGCCGCGCCCGCCGCCCCGAACCTCACCTCGGCGGTACACGGCACCGGCGGCGTGACCCTGAACTGGCAGCGCGGCGCCACCGGCAGCACCGCCGCGTACGCGGTGTACCGGCTGCCCGGCGACGGTGCGGTCGACGCCTGCGACCTGGCCGACGCCCGCAACCTGCTCGGCACGGTCCGCGCCTCGGGCGGCACCGGGACGTTCACCGACGCCACCGCCGCGGCCGGCTCGACGTACCGCTACCTGGTGACCGCCCTGGACCGGCTGCACCACGAGAGCGCGGCCAGCAACGCGCGGGTGGTTACCGGCACCGGCGGTACGTTCAGCGTGATCGTGGACAACGCCACGGCCGGCGGCTTCACGGCCGCCACCACCTGGGGCACGTCGTCGTACCTCCCGGCGCGCTACGGGGCCAACTACCGGTTCGCCAGCCCGCAGGCGGTCAGCGACCCGGCCTGGTTCACCGCGACGCTGCCCGCTGCGGGCTCGTACCGGGTCGAGGTCTGGTACCCGGCCGACCCCGGCTACAACAGCGCCACCCCGCACCTGGTGGCGACGGCGAACGGGAACGTGACCGCCACCGTCGACCAGCGCAGCGGCGGCGGGCAGTGGCGGGTGCTCGGCACCTACGACCTTGCCGCGGGGACGCGTCAGGTCGTCGGGGTCAGCCGCTGGACCAGCACCCAGGGGTACGTCGTCGCCGACGCCGTCCGGATCACCCGCCTCTGA
- a CDS encoding helix-turn-helix domain-containing protein, translated as MTGLPVGRRVAQWRVRRNMTQQQFADRLGKSKSWVDKVERGVRPLERMSNLREVAEALRIDMEVLLAERIGQPDVAVAGVARIRAALARYHVEASSRPPDVAKVRARLDHAEQSYRHARYPILLGLLPGLLDAAREARVARPGRAADELLVSAYGLVALVLVKVGQGELAWLAADRGMAVALATDDARLAAVATVPLSQALRAVGRRRSAMETALVAARRLPPRESAESALSPGGDGAPSLRVTLLLQAALAAAGRGDGRRVAGLLDQAAAAVGTVGGGFGRASVEAARVVAEAAVGDVQAATVRHERLVCGEQWRWLPPEHRAAYLLDVARVHALAGDMARSGRALLDAERTAHSEVHDRPAARDLVATVARYAAAPAGLARLAAALHVT; from the coding sequence GTGACGGGCCTGCCGGTGGGCCGGCGGGTCGCCCAGTGGCGGGTGCGGCGCAACATGACCCAGCAGCAGTTCGCCGACCGTCTCGGCAAGTCGAAGAGCTGGGTGGACAAGGTCGAGCGCGGAGTGCGCCCGCTGGAACGGATGTCCAACCTGCGGGAGGTCGCCGAGGCGCTGCGGATCGACATGGAGGTGCTGCTCGCGGAGCGGATCGGGCAACCGGACGTCGCCGTTGCCGGTGTGGCGCGGATCCGGGCCGCTCTGGCCCGCTACCACGTCGAGGCGTCGTCCCGGCCGCCCGACGTCGCGAAGGTACGGGCTCGCCTCGACCACGCCGAGCAGAGCTACCGGCACGCCCGGTATCCGATCCTGCTCGGCCTGCTGCCCGGGTTGCTCGACGCCGCCCGCGAGGCGCGGGTTGCCCGCCCCGGCCGGGCTGCCGACGAGCTGCTGGTGTCCGCGTACGGGCTCGTCGCCCTGGTGCTTGTCAAGGTCGGTCAGGGGGAGTTGGCGTGGCTGGCCGCCGACCGGGGGATGGCCGTCGCGCTGGCCACGGACGACGCGCGGCTGGCCGCCGTCGCCACCGTACCGCTGAGTCAGGCGTTGCGGGCCGTCGGCCGGCGGCGCTCCGCGATGGAGACGGCGCTCGTGGCCGCCCGCCGTCTCCCGCCGCGCGAGTCGGCCGAGAGTGCCCTGTCGCCGGGCGGTGACGGTGCCCCGTCGCTGCGCGTGACGTTGCTGCTCCAGGCCGCCCTCGCCGCTGCCGGCCGGGGAGACGGGCGCCGGGTGGCCGGCCTGCTCGACCAGGCCGCGGCAGCGGTCGGCACCGTCGGCGGCGGCTTCGGCCGGGCGTCGGTCGAGGCGGCGCGGGTGGTGGCCGAGGCCGCCGTCGGAGACGTACAGGCGGCGACGGTACGGCACGAGCGGCTGGTCTGCGGTGAGCAGTGGCGGTGGCTGCCGCCCGAGCACCGGGCGGCGTACCTGCTGGACGTGGCCCGCGTACACGCTCTCGCCGGCGACATGGCCCGGTCGGGGCGGGCGCTGCTGGACGCCGAACGCACCGCGCACAGCGAGGTGCACGACCGGCCGGCGGCGCGCGACCTCGTCGCCACCGTGGCCCGGTACGCCGCCGCTCCCGCCGGCCTGGCCCGCCTCGCCGCCGCCCTGCACGTCACCTGA